In one Ananas comosus cultivar F153 linkage group 12, ASM154086v1, whole genome shotgun sequence genomic region, the following are encoded:
- the LOC109718386 gene encoding syntaxin-related protein KNOLLE-like, with protein sequence MNDLMTYSFVGLTNLDDEEEGDPTKAEASAADEKLRRFLAEAEAANKEMAAIRHLLAGLQQAHGETNYSLSDPDSLRSIRRRINADLLLAIRTARDVRARLDAMDSDPEPTAASSVGAGLRSKLRELIADLQELRRRMAADHREAVARCYFAITGERPDEALLDRIASMSGGDELMLLKKAVAEGGGGDGDLVVAVQEMEDRQEVASGLERSLLELQQLFLDMAVLVEAQAQHLDDIEQQVAAAADFVGNGAQDLEDARQYQKSARRKAAWIALAILLLLLLILAVVVAVVAINLSKKSTHLSIYIFTW encoded by the coding sequence ATGAACGATCTAATGACCTATTCCTTCGTCGGATTAACCAATCTCGACGACGAGGAGGAAGGTGACCCGACCAAGGCCGAGGCCTCAGCCGCGGATGAGAAGCTCCGGCGCTTcttggcggaggcggaggcggccaaTAAGGAGATGGCCGCCATCCGACATCTGCTCGCAGGTCTCCAGCAAGCCCATGGGGAGACCAATTATTCCCTCTCTGACCCCGACTCCCTCCGCTCCATCCGCCGCCGCATCAACGCCGACCTCCTCCTCGCCATCCGCACCGCCCGCGACGTCCGCGCCCGCCTCGATGCCATGGACTCCGACCCCGAGCCCACGGCGGCCTCGTCCGTCGGCGCCGGGCTGCGCTCCAAGCTGAGGGAGCTCATTGCGGACCTCCAGGAGCTGCGGCGGCGGATGGCGGCCGACCACCGGGAGGCGGTGGCGCGCTGCTATTTCGCCATCACGGGTGAGCGCCCCGACGAGGCGCTGCTCGACCGGATCGCGTCCATGTCGGGTGGGGACGAGCTGATGCTTCTAAAGAAGGCGGTggcggagggaggaggaggtgaCGGCGACTTGGTGGTAGCTGTGCAGGAGATGGAGGATCGGCAGGAGGTGGCGTCGGGATTAGAGAGGAGCCTGCTGGAGCTGCAGCAGCTGTTCCTCGACATGGCCGTGCTGGTGGAGGCGCAGGCCCAGCACTTGGATGACATTGAGCAGCaggtggccgccgccgccgacttTGTAGGAAACGGTGCCCAGGACCTCGAGGATGCTCGGCAGTACCAAAAGAGCGCTCGCCGCAAGGCGGCGTGGATCGCACTTGCAAttttgcttctgctgctgcttaTCTTGGCCGTTGTCGTTGCAGTCGTTGCCATTAATTTGAGCAAGAAAAGCACGCACCTATCCATCTACATTTTTACCTGGTAG
- the LOC109718385 gene encoding transmembrane protein 184B isoform X2: MVYAVMSFLALVLRDSSIYFDSIREVYDAWVIYNFLSLCLAWVGGPGAVVSNLTGRVLKPSWLLMTCCFPAIPLDGRFIRRCKQGCLQFVILKPILVVITFILYAKGKYEDGNFSVNQAYLYITIIYTVSYSTALYALALFYVACRDLLLPFNPVPKFIMIKSVVFLTYWQGVLVFLAAKSGFIKNAEEAADFQNFVLCIEMLVAAVGHLYAFPYKEYAGANIGASGGFRGSLAHALKFNDFYHDTVHQFAPTYHDYVLYNNTESDDGARKYRSRTFVPTGQEMDSVRKNKNMYGGKINDIQLSSMPTSGTNSPMTSSSLINQADLEAIKSSLLKESATAVQPYDLSLLIDADLSNYPAEVPAVDDSSKQ; this comes from the exons ATG GTTTACGCTGTGATGTCTTTTTTGGCCCTTGTTCTACGCGATAGCTCAATATACTTCGATTCAATCCGAGAAGT CTATGATGCTTGGGTCATCTATAATTTCCTTTCACTCTGCTTGGCATGGGTGGGAGGTCCTGGTGCTGTAGTATCAAATTTGACTGGTCGAGTTCTGAAGCCATCCTGGTTACTGATGACTTGCTGTTTTCCAGCTATTCCTCTTGACGG GCGTTTTATACGGAGGTGCAAGCAAGGTTGTTTACAGTTTGTTATTCTTAAGCCTATTCTGGTTGTCATTACCTTCATACTCTATGCAAAGGGAAAATATGAAGACGGGAACTTCAGTGTCAACCAAGCCTATTTGTATATCACAATCATCTACACTGTCTCATATTCAACGGCATTGTATGCTCTTGCCCTGTTCTATGTGGCATGCAGAGATCTACTTCTGCCATTCAACCCAGTCCCAAAATTTATTATGATTAAATCAGTTGTTTTCCTCACATATTGGCAG GGCGTGCTGGTTTTTCTTGCTGCCAAGTCTGGCTTTATAAAGAATGCTGAAGAAGCTGCTGATTTTCAGAACTTTGTGTTATGCATTGAAATGCTTGTAGCGGCTGTAGGACATCTGTATGCCTTCCCCTATAAGGAGTATGCAGGGGCCAATATTGGTGCATCTGGTGGTTTTAGGGGAAGCCTTGCCCATGCTTTGAAGTTTAACGACTTCTACCACGACACAGTTCACCAG TTTGCCCCTACTTATCATGATTATGTACTCTACAATAACACCGAGAGTGATGATGGTGCAAGAAAGTATAGATCACGCACATTCGTGCCCACTGGGCAGGAGATGGATTCGGTGCGGAAGAATAAGAACATGTATGGCGGCAAGATTAATGACATACAGTTGTCTAGCATGCCCACCTCAGGTACAAATAGTCCAATGACATCGAGCTCCTTGATCAATCAGGCAGACTTGGAAGCTATCAAGTCCTCTTTGCTCAAGGAAAGTGCTACTGCTGTACAACCATATGATCTTTCCCTCTTGATTGATGCGGATCTATCTAATTACCCTGCTGAGGTTCCCGCAGTTGATGACTCAAGCAAACAATGA
- the LOC109718385 gene encoding transmembrane protein 184B isoform X1, with product MAYILFVAVAFPCAAGAIVLALHHIYRHLLNYTEPTYQRFIVRIIFMVPVYAVMSFLALVLRDSSIYFDSIREVYDAWVIYNFLSLCLAWVGGPGAVVSNLTGRVLKPSWLLMTCCFPAIPLDGRFIRRCKQGCLQFVILKPILVVITFILYAKGKYEDGNFSVNQAYLYITIIYTVSYSTALYALALFYVACRDLLLPFNPVPKFIMIKSVVFLTYWQGVLVFLAAKSGFIKNAEEAADFQNFVLCIEMLVAAVGHLYAFPYKEYAGANIGASGGFRGSLAHALKFNDFYHDTVHQFAPTYHDYVLYNNTESDDGARKYRSRTFVPTGQEMDSVRKNKNMYGGKINDIQLSSMPTSGTNSPMTSSSLINQADLEAIKSSLLKESATAVQPYDLSLLIDADLSNYPAEVPAVDDSSKQ from the exons ATGGCGTATATTCTGTTTGTCGCAGTTGCCTTCCCGTGCGCGGCCGGAGCCATAGTTCTAGCACTGCATCATATCTACAGGCACCTCTTGAATTACACCGAGCCCACTTACCAGCGTTTTATTGTGCGTATTATCTTCATGGTCCCG GTTTACGCTGTGATGTCTTTTTTGGCCCTTGTTCTACGCGATAGCTCAATATACTTCGATTCAATCCGAGAAGT CTATGATGCTTGGGTCATCTATAATTTCCTTTCACTCTGCTTGGCATGGGTGGGAGGTCCTGGTGCTGTAGTATCAAATTTGACTGGTCGAGTTCTGAAGCCATCCTGGTTACTGATGACTTGCTGTTTTCCAGCTATTCCTCTTGACGG GCGTTTTATACGGAGGTGCAAGCAAGGTTGTTTACAGTTTGTTATTCTTAAGCCTATTCTGGTTGTCATTACCTTCATACTCTATGCAAAGGGAAAATATGAAGACGGGAACTTCAGTGTCAACCAAGCCTATTTGTATATCACAATCATCTACACTGTCTCATATTCAACGGCATTGTATGCTCTTGCCCTGTTCTATGTGGCATGCAGAGATCTACTTCTGCCATTCAACCCAGTCCCAAAATTTATTATGATTAAATCAGTTGTTTTCCTCACATATTGGCAG GGCGTGCTGGTTTTTCTTGCTGCCAAGTCTGGCTTTATAAAGAATGCTGAAGAAGCTGCTGATTTTCAGAACTTTGTGTTATGCATTGAAATGCTTGTAGCGGCTGTAGGACATCTGTATGCCTTCCCCTATAAGGAGTATGCAGGGGCCAATATTGGTGCATCTGGTGGTTTTAGGGGAAGCCTTGCCCATGCTTTGAAGTTTAACGACTTCTACCACGACACAGTTCACCAG TTTGCCCCTACTTATCATGATTATGTACTCTACAATAACACCGAGAGTGATGATGGTGCAAGAAAGTATAGATCACGCACATTCGTGCCCACTGGGCAGGAGATGGATTCGGTGCGGAAGAATAAGAACATGTATGGCGGCAAGATTAATGACATACAGTTGTCTAGCATGCCCACCTCAGGTACAAATAGTCCAATGACATCGAGCTCCTTGATCAATCAGGCAGACTTGGAAGCTATCAAGTCCTCTTTGCTCAAGGAAAGTGCTACTGCTGTACAACCATATGATCTTTCCCTCTTGATTGATGCGGATCTATCTAATTACCCTGCTGAGGTTCCCGCAGTTGATGACTCAAGCAAACAATGA